One stretch of Manis pentadactyla isolate mManPen7 chromosome 10, mManPen7.hap1, whole genome shotgun sequence DNA includes these proteins:
- the DDIT3 gene encoding DNA damage-inducible transcript 3 protein, producing MAAESLPFSFGTLSSWELEAWYEDLQEVLSSDENGGTYVSPPGNEEEESKTFTTLDPASLAWLTEEPRPAEGTNTSQSPCSPDSSQSSLAQEEEEEDQGRPRKRKRSGQSPAGAGKQRMKEKEQENERKVMQLAEENERLKEEIERLTREVEATRRALIDRMVNLHQT from the exons ATGGCAGCTGAGTCATTGCCTTTCTCCTTCGGGACCCTGTCCAGCTGGGAGCTGGAAGCCTGGTATGAGGACCTGCAGGAGGTGCTGTCCTCAGATGAAAATGGGGGTACCTATGTCTCACCCCCTGGAAATGAAGAG GAAGAATCAAAAACCTTCACCACTCTTGACCCTGCCTCTCTGGCATGGCTGACTGAGGAGCCAAGGCCAGCAGAGGGCACAAACACCTCCCAGAGCCCTTGCTCTCCAGATTCCAGTCAGAGCTCCCTGGctcaggaggaagaagaggaggaccAAGGAAGACCCAGGAAACGGAAACGGAGTGGCCAGTCCCCAGCCGGGGCTGGAAAGCAACGCATGAAGGAGAAAGAACAAGAAAACGAAAGGAAAGTGATGCAGCTAGCTGAAGAGAATGAACGACTCAAGGAGGAAATCGAGCGCCTAACCAGGGAAGTGGAGGCGACTCGCCGAGCTCTGATTGACCGAATGGTCAATCTGCACCAAACATGA